In Ptiloglossa arizonensis isolate GNS036 chromosome 10, iyPtiAriz1_principal, whole genome shotgun sequence, the genomic window tagctcggtactacccacgacgaagaattattgttcgtcgagaATAgtgccgattaccaggtctcaccacgtggaggttgctgcgagcagagacccggagagagatagatggaatcaaagttccaccggtctccctcgatacgcagtacaaacgaaattactaaaccaaggagaaggaaagaatcaaagttccttcgatctcttggtttaattctgccgagcaattacattatggaaaaatgaggcaaaattggggaagacgcgacgcgaaccgtgtagttggtcctactaggccTATCCTACCTTATcctactttaataaaattatttcaatcatggcaaaatattcatttttcctcGCCAATCGTGTGCACCTATCTTATAACACCAAAATcccgaaatcgacgaaaaatttacgtaaaaatttcagaaattcattcgaaaatcccgcaaaatctcaattcgctgAGATTCttctatctaagagaaacctaaagtcaaggcgtgatagaaaatagaaatgaatttggttaatgattaaatacagtcgtcATGCAGCAACAAAGAcaataaacgaagcagtgataaaaaaacaaacatcgaaaaacaagtacaaattagaatcagagaacaaataaaataaaataaacggatCAACGGATCAAGAGATTAACGGATTACTaccgaatattttaagaaattgatggcttctaagccattatttatactaggacatagttaataattggtcaaactatggtcctacgaccgttgttaataattatgataaataaacctcAAGAtaatgcgaaatctgcgaagacgtacggtttcggtgaatgtcttTTTCTTTCTGCGATTGTTGTTAATGTTTACGCACGTTCCCAAAATTAACATTACTGACTTTTGCTTAAATTTTCACCGATTTCGAGACTTTAGTATCAATCGAACATGATATGCGAAGAGGAaaacgttcgcctttgcagatttctcaatatcttaatgtttatttatcataattattaacaaccatcgtaggagaatagtttaaacaattattaacaatgtcctagtataaataatagcttaaacgccatcaatttcttgaaatatccgcttaaatcgtacaataataaaatcgaagtaacggaaagtcaccttctcgagggtataaatagaaccgctggctaccgaaaatttcattcgcccgggagcctccgcggcggacggagctcctccctTGGGGGACCTCGACCCTCAGGGCCAGGGTGGCCCGCCGCGGAGAAGGGTGGACTCGCGGCGTACTCCCGGCGGGCGGAGTTCCTCCTGTGGAGGACCCGGACCCTCCGAGCCAGGGTGGCCCGAGTCGtacccgcggcggacggagctcctcctctgggggacccgGACCCTCCggccagggtggcccgacgcgaaGAGGGGCCGTACCGCCGCTCTTTCTTTtcccactttatttccacttcccctactccaagaatttctaactttgctaaaatttttcaaaaaattctcagaaatgacatcattttcgcaaaattccgaaaattctcagaaatgacgtcatttccgcgaaattccgataattctcagaaatgacgtcatttccaagaagtggcacgattggaatacctcctcgcacttcatgttctcctgataccaaagtctcgaaacacgtttaaaattcgcgcctcggggaaattcttggaaatgacgtcatttccaagaagtggcacgataggaatacctcctcgcacatcatgttctcctgataccaaagtctcgaaacagtacagaaactcgtttaaaattcgcgcctcggggaaattcttggaaatgacgtcatttccaagaagtggcacgattggaatacctcctcgcacatcatgttctcctgataccaaagtcccgaaatcggcgaaaaattttagacaaagttcagaaattttctaaaattgttgtccgaaattcagactttggtatcaggagaacatgatgtgcgaggaggtattccaatcgtgccacttcttggaaatgacgtcatttctgagaatttccccgaggcgcgaattttaaacgaatttctgtactttaactggaacttttcacggttttcgagactttgttatcaggagaacatgatgtgcgaggaggtattcctatcgtgccacttcttggaaatgacgtcatttccaagaatttccccgaggcgcgaattttaaacgaatttctgtactgtTTTCGAgattttggtatcaggagaacatgatgtgcgaggaggtattcctatcgtgccacttcttggaaatgacgtcatttctgagaattatcggaatttcgcggaaatgacgtcatttctgagaattttcggaattttgcgaaaatgacgtcatttctgagaattttttgaaaaattttagcaaagttagaaattcttggagtaggggaagtggaaataaagtgggaAAAGAAAGAGCGGCGGTACGGCCCCTCTTCGTGTCGGGCCACCCTGGCCGGAGGGTCcgggtcccccagaggaggagctccgtccgccgcgggtaCGACTCGGGCCACCCTGGCCCGGAGGGTCCGGGTCCTCCACAGGAGGAACTCCGCCCGCCGGGAGTACGCCGCGAGTCCACCCTTCTCCGCGGCGGGCCACCCTGGCCCTGAGGGTCGAGGTCCCCCAagggaggagctccgtccgccgcggaggctcccgggcgaatgaaattttcggtagccagcggttctatttataccctcgagaaggtgactttccgttacttcgattttattattgtacgatttaagcggatatttcaagaaattgatggcgtttaagctattatttatactaggacattgttaataattgtttaaactattctcctacgatggttgttaataattatgataaataaacatcaagatattgagaaatctgcgagggagaacggttttggtgaatgtttgttcatttccacgattgttactaacatttacgcatgttcccaatattgaacgaagaatgtgcatcttatttatgcattacaaatgattaagtaacttatagaaattgatttttatcgagattcgaagtaaaaagtgtttcgtaaagttttacagCATGAAaggtaataattgtttactagACAtactatattaatttaacatttattttattctgatAAAGGGCACAATACGTGTAAAATCACTACATGCGATTCTCTAAAACTTCTACATTAcatttttttcgttaaaattgtattGCCTTTGTACAAGGATAgacaaatttgaaattccaCGATAGATTCTTCTACAGGTGCtcacgaaaataaattttatgtttAGCAAAGTAAGTAATTATATTTTGACTCCATTATCCAAAACGTGCCACGACTACTTGTACTGTCCAAATCacaagaattaaaaaattattcaatcgtatccaataaacaatgaagtccaataaataatgtatacttATTCTTTAAGAAAACAAAACCTTTTAACACGAGTTGTACTTAAAACATGTATTGCAATGTAACTaccaaaatgtaatttttccttAATAATGAGGAATACATTTTACTTTAATAGTTAAACTTAGAAAGCTTGTTACAATTTTAGGGTGAAAACTTATAAATTTCTATCaaataatgagaaaaatgatttaagcataataaattaatttttaactcATAATTGCATGCAAAAGTGCATagcacaaaaataatttaatttgttcaaaatttatataatcCGGAATGCACTGGTGgcgccatctacggcaaaacgcccaagtttgtcgagaaataggtCGTTCGCGAAGCGCTAGATGACGGCATAGATAGTATTAGACCGCATATTCAAATGTAGCTGACAGAATATAAACCTCTCGCAAAAAGTACGCTTAAATATCGCGTTTAAAGGTATACACCTctaaaatgataaatatacatcaagatattacgaaatctggAAAGGCAAACGGTTCAGTATGCCATTGTTCCTCTACGCGATTTTCATTAATGTTGGCCTATGCAAATGTTAAGGAACAACAGTTTCCGAGCCGGGTGAAATCGATGAAAACCCATCCGGTGTAACAATTATCTATCTTTAACACTGTGTGACAAATTGCTACGTTACTCGAGAGGTTAATATCCGTAAAAATTCACCGTTCCCGAAGAGGGTGCACTAGGGACAGGTGGGTTACGAAGCTATGAATACCATACGAGGGGATTGGTCTTTTACCCGAAAGCAATTTGTCGCGGAAACCTAGACGCGCAATCCGAAAGCAAAACACAACGATGCACGCACGGTCTTTTTTCGGGCTGGAACGCGGGCTACCGGCTCATCCACGCCATGGAAATATTTCACATATTTTTATTAGGAATTAATCCAGCCCGTAATACTCGGTGGCACGGCTTGTTCGCCGTTGAAAATTCTCTTGACAAACAACCCTCTCGGCCGCGTTCGCACCCCTGGCTGGCTAAAGGGCGCGTCGCGCGCGATTCACGTGTGTTCGCTCTCCACGGCTTTCGTACCGTTCTCGTACGTAACGCTCGCTTGTGCGCGCGCGAACAGTCCGCGAGCAGAAAAAACGCTCATGGTAGATCCGACGAGACGGTCAGCAGCCATCCCCCTTGACGCGGGATTCCCCGTGTGAACCACCCCTACCACCGAATAgcctggaattcctcgagtttgccCAGGGACAGAAATTAGTCGGAGCGACGTAATTGCTCGAACGTATGCGTTCGCCCGTTAACGTTATGGCACCTCTCATTACGGTCCTAACAGCGGACACAAACAAGGAACGTCCCCGTGGTTGCACGGTGCAACGTACGACGTagggaaaaatgtttaaacgttACCTTGGGAAATCCacggaaaaattcaacgataaatTCCATCTCGCCGCGtacgcgtttctttttctgtttcaagAAACGGTGTACCCTACTCGCTCGGTTTATGGTACGGTGGAACTTCGATTAGGAGGGATTACGAGCATATTTATTCGCGAAATTGATTCGCACGGGGTGATTGTTAGTGGGTCAGAACTCGAAGGGTTGAACCCGGATGCGAAGCGGGAAGAAAATGTTCCGCGAACTTGGTTCCTCGTGTTGgctttattttcaaagttacgacGGAACGGAATAATAATATCCGATGTTGGTAATATCGCGAACGCGGGTCGTAATAACAACCCGATGTTGGTATTATTACGCGCGTGGGTTGTTTTAGCTTTATTTTCAAAGTCGCGGGGGTATAGAATAATAGCTGGTGTTGGTTGATTGATTTTAACTGGCATCGAGACGGGTGTCTCTGTCTAGTATTGAGGATGCAACGACGGGATAGATTGGCGAAAGAGTTTCGTTGCATCGAGAAAATGGGGGACCTCGATCGGACAAGATCAGGAACGATTCACTCCTCGCCCCGTCGAAATGTACATTTTTGATCGCCACGTTTCGACAGGAGACGACCGACGACGAGAAAGTTCGACAATTAATATTTCCGTTGATTACGCGAACTTGTTACCGTTCAACGTCATTTTGCCACAGTGGTCCCAATTTCGTTGCGATCGTTACTCGAGATTGACGCGGCTAGTGAACACCGGCAAATTATTGTCATTCCATTGGGTCATCCCGTTAGTCATGATTAAGCAAATTTCATACCCGAGCTATTAATATTATAGCAGTTGACCGCGCAACGTCCACAAAATTCCCCTGGCTAGTATAGAATGCATACACTGACCCGACAACTGCCGCCCGCTACCAAACTTCCTGAAGTTGATTAAACCGGAAAGACCTTCGACTGCTTGCATCGCGTCGCGACAGCTTTGTTACGTGCAATATCGACGATAATTATTACTTAACGATTCGCCGCGGTGCACGCGTCTGAATTCGCGATCGACGAACAGGTCTTCGAGAAACTACGAAAAGAAATCGTGCAACTTTCGAACACGGAATCGTATCGAATTTTGTTCCTGGAGGAAACCCCGTAAGACCACCGAAGAAATTCTTACGTAACTGTTGCACCGAGAGACACGATGGGATAATTGATCGAAGATGTGCTCGCTTTgaacgtacatatatataaaaaaaaagaattgcaaaAGATGCGAGAATAAAGCGCAACGAAACAAGAACCACGTTCCCTGAGAGAGAAATCAATGAAATCTGCGATTTCGAAATGCGAACATGGCTACCGTAGCCTCGTTTTCCGTatcgagtttcttcgtttcgcaatACCAAGTTTTCCTTAACTTGCAATCAAACAGCCACGCAActtggaacattttttaaaacattttttagtCGCGTGAAAgatatttctttctattttttgtcGAATTCGTGATATTTATCGGTAACGAATACAGTCTCGGCATTCGTGTGAAATTATCATCGACTAGCTAATGGATGATACCACCGAGGTAACATGTCTATGGTTTTATACTATTAACGTGCATTCGTAGTCCTCGATAACTTTGGCAACTACATTGTACAGCTCGATGAACCTTCTTAATTCTTCAACAATGCCCGAAGCAGCATCGATTGAAAGCACATTAGTATTTCCGGTGTAAAGTATAAACAGACATAAAATTGAATTAGTTACCGAAACTTTATAATAGATCAGATTATTGTTCATTAAACACTCGTTGTTGAAGAATTCGGATTTGAAAATGATACGATAGTTTACACGGAAAATGAGGAATGAAATATTACTAGCTCTCTAGCATGAATCGACCCAATTACTTTTACTATCACCCTCTACAACGAAACGTCCAAGTTTGTAgagaaattgttcacattttcgAATCTAGATGACGCAATCAAATTCTATACCGACACTGCAGAACACATATTACGAGACGGGTACTGCATTACCGAGTAAATGTTGAAAAATTGCATCCCTGAATTATCGACCGAGTAGATCGTAGCGTGATAGAAAATACAAGTCCGAGCTTTTTGGTATACGCGTGTCTATGTATACTACCAGAAAGCTCATGACCTGTTTAAAATAATGGCATTTGCGACGAGGAGTTTGCGgcatttgtataaaatatacaatggaAGTACAGGCACGATATATTGTACAACTTGCCTACCAATTGCTCGAAAATCCCTTCTTCAAACGGTGCATTTATATTATTACAACACCGAGGGTAAGTAAATTTAGGAAACATAACCTTGTATAGTCGAAACGTGTGCGACTCAGATACTtggtatttataaaaaatgtctataattaaaatatataattaaaaaaaacatcGTTCGTAATAATatggtaaaatatattatatactggTCTTAATAAGATATATTTGATCATTCAGTATTgatacaaatatttgaattgaaATAATGATTATATTAACTATACCTTTGTGCAGTACAACGACCAAAAATAACAGGTAGTTTAACGAATATACAATCAACCAATGGAACTGTACAGTCTTTGACACCGGATATATTGGACGATAGAAAGATAggggaagaagaaagagaagaagcggAAGGAAGGGAGAGACGTGAAAAATCTAAAAGACTGCTTAAATATAGTCTCACATTTTTTGGTGTGTTTATTTCCCTTGGGCTATCCTTTATAGTATACGATCTCACGAGAATAAAATACGACGACGAAGGAAATATCATTGAAGATGAATACACGAATTTACCGTTATACGAGAGAATATATAGAAGGTTCAAAAGAGAattcaattattattctaaGGTATAAAATTCTTACTACGtactttttatattattgtaaacaataatacaaaattgaagTGTCCAAATGGAATAATTAAAAGTAGCCAATTAAATACCTAATCTTAATTCTTTAATATCTGTGTAATCTAATTGTACGTtcctttatactttatattacAGATGGTTCAAGAACCCAGCAGAGATAAATTGCTTCCAGACCCACTTAAGTATCCTTACATTCAACCCCCTTACACTTTGGTACTAGAGTTGACCGATTTACTTGTTCATCCTGATTGGACGGTAAGCTTTATGCGTGCCCAAATGTATTTCATTAGTTTaatgtacatatttatttttatcgatccttTGTTTAGTACGAAACTGGCTGGAGGTTTAAAAAGCGACCTGGAGTGGATCAGTTTTTAGAAGCCGTGGCTCCACCACAGTTTGAAATTGTCGTTTATACGGCGGAACAAGGAATGGTAAACATTGTTAattgtacatatatttatatcgatatcgaattattaatgaaaaattttaatctatCGTAATGTCATTTACTTAATACGACGTTTAGACTGTTTTTCCTATCTTGGATATATTGGACCCTAAAGGATATATCATGTACAGACTAGTGAGAGATACGACACGTTTTGTAGACGGCTCCCATGTTAAAGATTTGGATGCACTGAACCGTGATCTTAGTAAGGTAAGTATttgatttgtatatttttacataagCCGAAAATCTACTAATACGTTTCATTTCACGCTTCCTCAGGTTATAGTAGTCGACTGGAACGAAAAGAGTATAAAATTACATCCAGAAAACACTTTAAAATTACCACAATGGACAGGTAATGACGATGACACGACTCTGTACGACTTAGCTGCATTCCTTAAAAGTAAgtacgaatgaatttttatgtttataaGTGTCTTTTATATgtactttaattatttatattattttaacattAATCGCATTTTTCAGTTATATTAGCGACAAATGTGGATGATGTACGAGAAGTTCTCAATTATTACAGACAGTTTGATAATCCATTGCAAGTATTCAGAGAAAACCAACGAAAATTACTGGTAACCGACTTAcgtaacatatatatatatatatatatatatatatacatatatattaaaataatttaatatttactaaatataaaatgcttttagatgcaaatggAAGAGGAAGAGAGTAAGGCACAGAATAATAAAGTACTGACATCAAAGTGGAAACCATCTTTCCTTCGAAATCGTTAAATTTTAGTAGAAAAGGCaatactgtaaaatataaaaacttgTAAACCATTGTTAACATGTTCATTCATTTTGTTAACATTACATGtaattattgtataatttttactaTAAATAAACAAGTAATTCGTACGTCCAATGACGTTGCATGtcatttgtagaaaaataataaaaatataattctattTTAACAAGTTTccttcatatttttcttttctttcgcatattttcttttctttctggaCCCGCAGTTTTAACTTTCGGTAAAAGTAATTCTTGTAGTACATTACTGTCATCTAAACAAGTTATATCTATCTCTTGAGACACACTTATTAACTCTTGAGTATTAATCGGTGTTACTTCATTGTCCAATTCTTCTTGCGAAGAAACTAGCGCTTTCACATCCGAAGATTCCAACCAATTTAAAACTTTTTGATGAGGTACTGCTGTTAAAGATAATGGAACTTCTTCGCATATTTCCCATACTGCTAAAAGTTCCGGTGCTAATATATCCATGTAAGTGTTTAATTTTTCGAGCGATTGCTTCCATATCGGTTCCAAGTAAACATCTGATTCATGTTCGTTACACTTTAatcgtaattttttatttgtaaagtctacaaaattaatgtaataatatttctatGTATTATATACCATCTTTAAAGTGAGTAAATACTTACTATTGTAAATATGTTGCATATTTGATTTGTCAGACATCGTAAGAGGTGTTATGGTATTTGTTTGTGAACATATCGCATTTTCCCAAGCATTCAATATAAAATATGACTTACAATTAATAggtgaatatttgtttaattcagTATCATGTGTTATACACTGATAATATATATCACCTAAACAAAATACGGTATTAAACATTTTATGAATGAAATAAagtatgtaataaataaataatatttgtaccaattgaattttgtaaaaacaaaaatatatttttaacttcATTTGTAATAACTGCAGAACCAATATTACACAAGTCAAATCTATTTCTCAAATATGGATTTAAACACATTCCTTGCATTTGAGATTCATTTAATGTTTTTGTAACATGAGGAGGAGTAAAAGGAAAATTAAATGAATGTGCAGTCTCACTACTTGTCcaagtatttaaaattattgtacTTTCACCAGATATTTGACTAGATAAAACAACAAATTCCTTGTTTTCTCTGCAAACAACCATTGATTATTCCATTTCtgataaaattatattcaataaatatatattacctATTTATGACCTGCCCCATGAGTGGTGGACTTTTGAATTGATGTGTCCATTTTTGTTGTACACATTGATTTGGAGAGCGATTATCACACATTAGAATGCTATGATAAGTACCTACGTATCTACAAGAATTGTGTCTACTTGCAATATCTAATGAAAGCCTTTCACACTTCTCCAAGTAAGATCTTGGAGACAATGTTAAAGCTGGTCGATCATATGGAATCTGTAAAATTGAGTGcagttatattaaaaattattgtaaatattcaataaaatattattactaaGTGTTTTCACTCTTACTCTAACATCGAG contains:
- the LOC143152208 gene encoding mitochondrial import inner membrane translocase subunit TIM50-C — encoded protein: MAFATRSLRHLYKIYNGSTGTIYCTTCLPIARKSLLQTVHLYYYNTEVQRPKITGSLTNIQSTNGTVQSLTPDILDDRKIGEEEREEAEGRERREKSKRLLKYSLTFFGVFISLGLSFIVYDLTRIKYDDEGNIIEDEYTNLPLYERIYRRFKREFNYYSKMVQEPSRDKLLPDPLKYPYIQPPYTLVLELTDLLVHPDWTYETGWRFKKRPGVDQFLEAVAPPQFEIVVYTAEQGMTVFPILDILDPKGYIMYRLVRDTTRFVDGSHVKDLDALNRDLSKVIVVDWNEKSIKLHPENTLKLPQWTGNDDDTTLYDLAAFLKIILATNVDDVREVLNYYRQFDNPLQVFRENQRKLLMQMEEEESKAQNNKVLTSKWKPSFLRNR
- the Taf1c-like gene encoding TATA box-binding protein-associated factor RNA polymerase I subunit C-like isoform X1, with the translated sequence MNKEERNIMEDQSILMSKAYKRAESNLKAKLKSTFLRSYPHYLIPGYNLHNDFSADDLDLENVVEQYQDYPYYCDLPKPLLPPAKLPRSVLNEEDPALELLTIKNHIKDDVQRLKHYYHKHKKELGTIHKKDIKWNRRKNVVTTKIPKYVTEIATIIDMDPDPYFDGVYNWYYTGGSVNHVQLNNTSVLLFPFMDELVAAPITNVEDFLWKPLFRRASKCNITGPLYELKYNINGNTCKVLGRYKNQCNFYTLSERDNKYSLIEIHEQPSKVPFVSADLNLINTNQYCTLNVTRSITLWDITKMKHVSSNTVMETTVVNDSWGSVKFQTMDPNVILFVDRCNLHYLDVRIPYDRPALTLSPRSYLEKCERLSLDIASRHNSCRYVGTYHSILMCDNRSPNQCVQQKWTHQFKSPPLMGQVINRENKEFVVLSSQISGESTIILNTWTSSETAHSFNFPFTPPHVTKTLNESQMQGMCLNPYLRNRFDLCNIGSAVITNEVKNIFLFLQNSIGDIYYQCITHDTELNKYSPINCKSYFILNAWENAICSQTNTITPLTMSDKSNMQHIYNNFTNKKLRLKCNEHESDVYLEPIWKQSLEKLNTYMDILAPELLAVWEICEEVPLSLTAVPHQKVLNWLESSDVKALVSSQEELDNEVTPINTQELISVSQEIDITCLDDSNVLQELLLPKVKTAGPERKENMRKKRKI